A single region of the Methanobacterium sp. genome encodes:
- a CDS encoding DUF2097 family protein, whose translation MKEAKQICATCDEICHYIEEEVKPGDTVRLSLGRCYIPGKVVTNNEGVIQIEMESEMIKGLSTIDVAKMKDFLVELEHECPDGMCCTIEAKDD comes from the coding sequence ATGAAAGAAGCTAAACAAATATGTGCCACTTGTGATGAAATTTGTCATTATATTGAAGAAGAAGTCAAACCAGGGGATACTGTCAGATTATCTCTAGGACGATGTTACATTCCTGGAAAGGTCGTTACCAACAATGAGGGAGTTATCCAGATCGAAATGGAGAGCGAAATGATTAAAGGTCTGAGCACAATTGATGTTGCAAAAATGAAAGACTTTCTGGTGGAACTGGAACATGAATGCCCGGATGGAATGTGTTGTACCATAGAAGCAAAGGATGATTAA